Proteins encoded by one window of Salmonirosea aquatica:
- a CDS encoding methyltransferase RsmF C-terminal domain-like protein, which produces MTDHLPPAFSESMKTQLGAGFSLFAETLSTEPPVSIRLNPDKPGYDASELAKVPWHPDGYYMPERPVFTLDPVFHAGGYYVQEASSMVLHEVLTQLVPSKYPLRILDLCAAPGGKSTLLASWMPPGSLLLANEVIRGRVNVLKDNLARWGHPDTFTCSYDPEAFSKLNGFFDVVLVDAPCSGEGLFRKDPDAVHEWSPEHVQLCSARQRRILSAAVKLVAPGGLLLYSTCTYNELENDQNAQWLVENQRLTHQPVNLPAEWGLSARNYGYQCYPHRLRGEGFYFAAFRQTRGVPFQGKAARYMDKLKSKSLHKREEAALADWLAEDSDFFFVQRPDDTVLGAPRELKEDLLFLDAALPQGVWLRELGLFKGKEFIPAQDLAMSTAIAPDLPALELNRDTALHFLKKENIVLSEAPKGWLLAQHQGLNLGWMKNLGNRVNNYLPKDWRIRMDIREI; this is translated from the coding sequence TTGACCGATCATCTTCCCCCGGCTTTCAGCGAGTCCATGAAAACTCAGTTGGGAGCCGGTTTTTCTTTATTTGCCGAAACCCTGTCGACGGAGCCGCCTGTCAGCATCCGGCTGAATCCTGATAAGCCCGGCTACGATGCTTCGGAGCTAGCGAAGGTACCCTGGCATCCGGATGGGTATTACATGCCCGAGCGACCTGTATTCACGCTCGACCCGGTTTTTCACGCGGGTGGCTACTACGTGCAGGAGGCATCGTCCATGGTGCTGCACGAGGTACTGACCCAGCTAGTACCTTCCAAGTACCCCCTCCGTATTCTGGATTTGTGCGCGGCGCCAGGCGGCAAAAGTACCCTGCTGGCTTCGTGGATGCCACCGGGCAGTCTGTTGCTCGCCAACGAAGTGATTCGCGGCCGCGTGAACGTACTCAAAGATAACCTGGCCCGTTGGGGCCATCCCGACACCTTTACGTGTAGCTACGATCCAGAAGCCTTCTCTAAACTTAACGGCTTTTTTGATGTCGTGCTGGTGGATGCACCCTGCTCGGGCGAAGGGCTATTCCGTAAAGATCCCGATGCCGTGCACGAATGGTCACCCGAGCATGTGCAACTCTGTTCGGCGCGGCAGCGACGCATTCTGTCGGCGGCTGTGAAGCTAGTCGCGCCGGGTGGTTTGCTGCTGTACAGTACCTGCACCTACAATGAACTTGAAAACGACCAGAATGCCCAATGGCTAGTTGAAAATCAAAGACTAACGCACCAACCCGTGAACCTACCCGCCGAGTGGGGCCTCAGCGCCCGCAACTACGGGTACCAGTGCTACCCCCACCGGCTTCGGGGCGAGGGCTTTTATTTTGCGGCCTTCCGCCAGACCCGAGGGGTACCTTTCCAAGGAAAAGCGGCGCGGTATATGGATAAATTGAAATCCAAATCGCTGCACAAACGCGAAGAAGCCGCCCTGGCGGACTGGCTTGCTGAGGATTCCGATTTCTTTTTTGTCCAGCGCCCCGACGATACGGTACTGGGCGCACCTCGGGAATTGAAGGAAGATTTGCTATTTCTGGATGCCGCGCTGCCGCAAGGGGTATGGCTGCGTGAGTTGGGGTTGTTCAAAGGCAAAGAATTCATTCCCGCGCAGGATTTGGCCATGAGCACAGCGATTGCGCCCGACCTTCCCGCCCTAGAACTGAATCGGGATACTGCTCTGCATTTTTTGAAAAAGGAAAACATTGTACTTTCCGAGGCACCCAAAGGCTGGCTGCTGGCGCAGCATCAGGGCTTGAATCTGGGCTGGATGAAAAATCTGGGCAACCGGGTAAATAACTACCTACCCAAAGACTGGCGGATTCGGATGGATATTCGGGAGATTTGA
- a CDS encoding TonB-dependent receptor domain-containing protein, producing the protein MKSLPILCLSALFTLLLSVSHAQTPALTVSETSPTTTSGTVTGTLVYEKEGQKLPVQFGSVALFRTADSTAAGGVISDEKGTFKLTNVTPGLYYILIQSLGFKDFSEKNIILTADKPSLDLGTVLMTQTARELNTVTVTGQKELIEYSLDRKIINVDKLPTTLGGSALDIMQNVPSVTVDIDGNLSLRGSENVIILVDGKPSGLTGMDRQAVLDQIPASSIESIEVITNPSSKFDADGAAGILNIILKKEKADGFNGSADLNIGTRDKYNASVNLNNRINKLNTFMSYNFRDRTRFTYRDNDRDNFNNETLRYLEQRQDGTSRDVNHNLRFGFDWEATKQFQVSGSILYRPEYDRDRDVARYRYQNTGRELTQTINRTTDEEEVGGGLDYVLGLRKKFDKEGRLLTFDATLSTSKSNQLSLFNQTTTDALASEVTDDLYQRNTRENKDRVAVMQLDFVEPLANKAKLETGLKYTNRLLDGDFQFENRYGDSPTWIYDPRLSNRFIYDEHTSAAYANFGQELSKWSYQFGLRLENTDLTTEQRTTGEVATQNYTYLFPSAFLNYELNKAQKMQVNYTRRINRPWTRALNPFVDISDPLNIRFGNPNLRPELINSFELSHLWYGKSTSLTSTAFYRATTDNVTRYRRLRDDGVTEQTYLNLARSYSYGLEFVLNQDITRWWKANGNFSYYMSTIKGDPGVPDVLTQSNRSWTARINSNMTIAKGFDSQVSINYRSPFIIPQGEIQSFFNVDVGVKKEVLKGRGAISLRVSDIFNTLRFRINTYGEGFTSYTSAKRESRIAFLGFTYRFGKQAQQLQKEREERDSGMDEDY; encoded by the coding sequence ATGAAGTCATTACCAATCCTCTGCTTATCAGCACTTTTCACTCTTCTACTTTCTGTCAGTCACGCACAAACTCCGGCGCTGACGGTTTCCGAAACTAGCCCGACTACTACCTCCGGCACTGTCACAGGTACCCTGGTATACGAAAAAGAAGGTCAAAAGCTACCCGTTCAGTTCGGGAGCGTTGCGCTATTCCGCACCGCCGATTCGACGGCAGCGGGCGGAGTAATCAGCGATGAGAAGGGTACCTTCAAGCTTACCAATGTTACCCCGGGCCTATACTATATTTTGATTCAATCGCTGGGTTTTAAAGATTTTTCCGAAAAGAACATTATCCTGACCGCCGACAAGCCCAGTCTGGATTTGGGAACTGTACTTATGACCCAAACTGCCCGCGAGCTGAATACTGTGACTGTCACCGGGCAAAAGGAACTCATTGAGTACTCGCTGGACCGGAAGATTATCAACGTGGATAAATTACCTACTACCCTCGGCGGTAGTGCGCTGGATATTATGCAGAACGTACCCTCCGTGACGGTGGATATCGACGGCAACCTGAGTTTGCGGGGAAGTGAGAATGTGATTATTCTGGTGGATGGCAAGCCTTCGGGTTTGACGGGCATGGACCGGCAGGCGGTGCTGGATCAGATTCCGGCCAGTAGCATCGAATCCATCGAGGTCATTACCAATCCTTCTTCCAAGTTTGACGCCGATGGCGCAGCGGGTATCCTGAACATTATCCTTAAGAAAGAAAAAGCCGACGGCTTCAACGGCAGTGCAGATCTGAACATCGGGACGCGGGATAAGTACAATGCTTCCGTGAATCTGAACAATCGCATCAACAAGCTCAATACCTTCATGAGCTACAATTTCCGTGATCGTACCCGGTTTACCTACCGCGACAATGACCGGGATAATTTCAACAACGAAACGCTGAGGTACCTCGAGCAGCGCCAGGACGGTACCAGCCGCGATGTGAATCATAACCTGCGCTTCGGATTCGATTGGGAAGCTACCAAGCAATTCCAGGTGAGCGGATCGATTCTGTATCGCCCCGAATACGACCGCGACCGCGATGTGGCTCGCTATCGCTACCAAAATACGGGCCGCGAACTGACCCAAACCATCAACCGTACTACCGACGAGGAAGAAGTGGGAGGCGGCCTCGATTACGTGCTGGGGCTGCGGAAGAAATTTGATAAAGAAGGTAGGTTGCTGACTTTCGACGCGACACTTTCTACCTCAAAAAGCAACCAGTTATCGCTCTTCAACCAAACCACTACCGATGCCCTGGCCAGTGAAGTAACGGATGATTTATACCAGCGCAACACCCGCGAGAACAAGGATCGCGTGGCGGTCATGCAACTGGACTTTGTAGAGCCGCTGGCTAACAAAGCCAAACTCGAAACGGGCCTGAAGTACACCAACCGTTTGCTGGACGGAGATTTTCAGTTCGAAAATCGCTACGGCGACTCTCCTACCTGGATCTACGATCCCCGCTTGTCCAATCGTTTTATCTACGACGAACACACCAGCGCGGCCTACGCTAATTTTGGGCAGGAATTATCAAAATGGAGCTACCAGTTTGGCCTGCGCCTGGAAAACACCGACCTCACCACCGAACAACGCACCACCGGCGAGGTAGCTACGCAGAACTATACCTACCTGTTCCCCAGCGCCTTTCTGAATTACGAGCTCAACAAAGCCCAGAAAATGCAGGTCAATTATACCCGCCGGATCAACCGTCCCTGGACGCGGGCGCTGAATCCGTTTGTGGATATTTCGGACCCGCTGAACATCCGTTTTGGTAATCCCAATCTGCGCCCCGAGCTGATCAATTCGTTCGAACTGAGCCATTTGTGGTACGGCAAAAGTACCTCTCTTACTTCCACGGCCTTTTACCGCGCCACCACCGACAACGTAACCCGATACCGCCGCCTGCGCGACGATGGCGTTACCGAGCAAACTTACCTCAACCTGGCGCGTTCGTACTCCTACGGTCTGGAGTTTGTGCTGAATCAGGACATTACCCGCTGGTGGAAAGCCAACGGTAACTTCTCCTACTACATGTCTACCATCAAAGGTGACCCTGGGGTACCCGATGTGCTGACCCAAAGCAACCGAAGCTGGACGGCTCGGATCAACTCCAATATGACCATCGCGAAGGGTTTTGACAGCCAGGTAAGTATCAACTACCGCTCACCGTTCATTATTCCGCAGGGCGAAATCCAGAGCTTTTTCAATGTGGATGTTGGGGTAAAGAAAGAAGTACTGAAAGGTCGCGGAGCCATTAGCTTGCGCGTAAGTGATATATTTAATACGCTGCGTTTCCGGATCAATACCTACGGCGAAGGTTTTACGAGCTATACTTCCGCTAAACGCGAGTCGCGCATTGCCTTCCTGGGCTTTACTTACCGCTTCGGCAAGCAGGCGCAGCAATTGCAAAAAGAGCGGGAAGAACGCGATAGCGGCATGGATGAAGACTATTGA
- a CDS encoding SLC13 family permease → MTLSQRIGFWGGLLVAFLVVIMPTPEGMAVPAQRAVAVTLLMAIWWLTEAIPIYATAFVPMALFPLLGVLETDVVAESYGHNYVIMLLCGFFIAKVIELQQLHRRMALIVLNYLGTNQQRIILSFMLVSAFLSMWIANVAVVLLMLPIATAVIAKTEESHGETTSKFGLALMLATAYACSIGGTGTLIGTPVNMVFAGIVGELFPAAPEINFFTWLKIGLPIVVVFIPVIWLYIIRYFKIPANLLIDTRAFKYELASLGPMTDGEKKALGVFLFTALGWIFRSDFDFDSFRVPGWGTWLGVGDYVHDATVAVVGALSLFVLTNKNTGKPLLTWKEASSVPWGIVIIVGGGYAIARSFQATGLAGWIGQQMDFIGSYSPLMILLIVTTFIVFLTEINSNTATANIFLPVLAAVAVAARINPLFLMIPATFACSFAFMMPSGTGTNTVIFASGKVSIPEMAKCGLWLNFISVVLLTALLYFVVIPILGLEMTLPTWVK, encoded by the coding sequence ATGACCCTCTCCCAACGAATCGGTTTCTGGGGCGGCCTGCTGGTCGCCTTTCTTGTTGTAATTATGCCCACGCCGGAGGGCATGGCGGTACCTGCTCAGCGGGCGGTGGCGGTCACGCTGCTGATGGCCATCTGGTGGTTGACCGAAGCCATTCCGATTTACGCCACGGCCTTTGTGCCGATGGCTCTGTTCCCACTACTGGGTGTGCTGGAAACCGATGTGGTAGCCGAAAGCTACGGTCACAATTATGTGATCATGCTGCTGTGTGGATTTTTCATCGCGAAGGTAATCGAGTTGCAGCAACTACACCGGCGTATGGCCCTGATCGTCCTCAACTACCTGGGTACCAATCAGCAGCGTATTATATTGAGTTTCATGCTGGTGTCCGCGTTTTTATCCATGTGGATCGCTAACGTCGCCGTGGTCCTGCTCATGCTACCCATTGCGACGGCGGTCATTGCCAAAACCGAAGAAAGCCACGGAGAAACGACGTCAAAGTTCGGGCTGGCCCTTATGCTCGCTACGGCCTACGCGTGTAGCATCGGCGGTACGGGTACGCTGATCGGTACGCCAGTCAACATGGTGTTTGCCGGTATCGTGGGGGAGCTATTTCCTGCGGCTCCCGAAATCAACTTCTTCACCTGGCTCAAAATCGGCCTTCCGATCGTGGTCGTGTTTATTCCGGTGATCTGGCTCTATATCATACGGTACTTCAAAATTCCCGCCAATCTACTGATCGACACCCGTGCCTTTAAATACGAACTGGCCTCCCTGGGCCCCATGACCGACGGGGAGAAGAAAGCCCTGGGCGTATTTCTGTTCACGGCCCTGGGCTGGATATTCCGTAGCGATTTTGATTTCGATTCGTTTCGGGTACCAGGCTGGGGTACCTGGCTGGGTGTCGGCGATTACGTGCACGATGCTACGGTAGCAGTAGTGGGAGCGCTTTCGCTCTTTGTGCTGACTAACAAGAATACTGGAAAACCCCTGCTTACCTGGAAAGAAGCTTCGTCAGTACCCTGGGGTATCGTCATCATTGTCGGGGGCGGCTACGCCATTGCCCGCAGTTTTCAGGCTACCGGCCTGGCTGGCTGGATCGGGCAGCAGATGGATTTTATTGGTTCCTACTCTCCGCTGATGATTTTGCTCATCGTGACTACCTTCATCGTCTTTCTAACGGAGATCAATTCCAACACCGCCACGGCCAATATTTTCCTACCCGTGCTGGCGGCAGTAGCCGTAGCGGCCCGGATCAATCCGCTCTTTCTGATGATCCCGGCCACGTTTGCCTGTTCGTTCGCTTTCATGATGCCCTCGGGTACGGGTACCAACACCGTGATTTTTGCCAGCGGCAAGGTATCCATTCCCGAAATGGCCAAATGCGGATTATGGCTGAACTTCATTTCGGTGGTACTGCTCACCGCGTTGCTATATTTTGTGGTGATTCCGATTCTGGGACTGGAAATGACGCTGCCGACTTGGGTGAAGTGA
- a CDS encoding M28 family peptidase, which produces MNKYLLGGLLMTATLTQAQESTTATKYAETITPADLKKHLLIIASDSLEGRDTGSPGQKKAADYVAGHFKQYGLAPAATEADGTESYFQKYNLYRKTWGEVYVKADGKTYNFNQDFYLNGLLSTQGEVTVPTVFAGYGIEATLYNDYKNLDVKDKAVVIWQGEPQGAKGIYLVNDNDQRSSWSGPQAWQKKAATALAKGAKYVFMISEKEGKEFEQLVRQRSVMSRRLNAMSMKPIQESLSNMAVFTVSSELGAALLNTTTRKLNDLREEITKKEKSVAKVPGGQVALKVERNSEIIQTENVAGLLEGTDKKDEIVVISAHLDHIGISADGQINNGADDDGSGTVSLLELAEAFSKAKAEGNGPRRSILFLNVTGEEKGLFGSEYYAENPLLPLANTVADLNIDMIGRVDKEHANDPKYVYVIGSDKLSSELHAISEAANAEHIGYKLDYTYNDPKDPNRFYYRSDHYNFAKKGVPIIFYFTGVHEDYHRPGDDVEKIMFDKQAPIVKLVFYTAWQLANREERIKVDSNKQ; this is translated from the coding sequence ATGAATAAATATCTTTTGGGCGGTCTGCTCATGACGGCTACCCTGACGCAGGCACAGGAATCGACCACGGCCACTAAATATGCCGAAACCATCACGCCGGCCGACCTTAAAAAACACCTGCTCATCATTGCTTCTGATAGTCTGGAAGGGCGCGACACGGGCTCGCCCGGTCAGAAGAAAGCCGCCGATTACGTGGCCGGGCATTTCAAACAGTATGGCCTGGCGCCCGCCGCGACCGAAGCTGACGGTACCGAAAGTTATTTTCAGAAATACAACCTCTACCGCAAAACCTGGGGAGAGGTATACGTGAAAGCCGATGGTAAGACCTACAACTTCAACCAGGATTTTTATCTGAATGGCCTACTGTCCACGCAGGGTGAGGTAACAGTACCTACCGTTTTTGCGGGCTACGGCATTGAGGCCACCCTGTACAACGACTACAAAAATCTGGATGTCAAGGATAAGGCGGTCGTCATATGGCAGGGCGAGCCGCAGGGCGCCAAGGGTATCTATCTGGTCAATGACAACGACCAGCGGTCGAGCTGGAGCGGGCCCCAGGCCTGGCAAAAAAAGGCCGCTACGGCCCTGGCGAAAGGTGCGAAATATGTGTTCATGATTTCGGAGAAAGAAGGGAAAGAATTTGAGCAGCTGGTACGGCAACGCTCGGTGATGTCGCGCCGGTTGAACGCCATGAGCATGAAGCCCATTCAGGAATCGCTCAGCAATATGGCCGTGTTTACGGTTTCGTCGGAGCTAGGTGCAGCTTTGCTCAATACTACCACGCGCAAGCTAAACGATCTGCGGGAAGAGATTACGAAAAAAGAAAAGAGCGTAGCCAAGGTACCTGGCGGTCAGGTTGCGCTCAAAGTCGAACGTAACAGCGAAATCATCCAAACCGAAAACGTAGCCGGATTATTGGAAGGTACCGACAAGAAAGACGAAATCGTGGTGATTTCGGCCCACCTGGATCACATTGGCATCTCGGCCGACGGACAGATCAACAACGGTGCCGATGACGATGGCTCGGGTACGGTATCACTGCTGGAACTGGCCGAGGCATTCAGTAAGGCCAAAGCCGAGGGCAACGGCCCCCGCCGCAGTATTCTGTTTCTGAACGTGACGGGCGAAGAAAAAGGACTGTTTGGCTCGGAATACTACGCCGAGAATCCGCTGCTGCCCCTAGCCAATACCGTAGCTGACCTGAACATCGATATGATTGGTCGGGTCGACAAGGAACACGCCAACGATCCGAAGTACGTGTATGTGATCGGTTCGGACAAATTATCCTCGGAGTTGCACGCGATCAGCGAAGCGGCCAACGCCGAGCACATTGGCTACAAACTCGACTATACCTACAACGACCCCAAAGATCCCAACCGCTTCTACTACCGGTCGGATCACTACAATTTTGCCAAGAAGGGAGTACCCATTATTTTCTATTTCACGGGGGTGCACGAAGATTATCACCGCCCCGGCGACGACGTGGAAAAAATCATGTTCGACAAGCAGGCACCCATCGTAAAACTGGTGTTCTACACCGCCTGGCAACTGGCCAATCGCGAGGAACGGATCAAGGTAGATAGCAACAAACAATAG
- a CDS encoding ArsR/SmtB family transcription factor: protein MGATKTEEFTTQENRTAQLAKAFAHPARVAILRLLAEKKACVCGDLVDELPLSQATVSQHLKELKRIGIIKGEIDPPRVCYCINEVVWEEAKQTFESLLSTLKPATCC, encoded by the coding sequence ATGGGAGCCACCAAAACCGAAGAATTCACTACCCAGGAAAACCGCACGGCCCAACTGGCTAAGGCATTCGCGCATCCGGCGCGGGTGGCGATTCTGCGGTTGCTGGCCGAGAAGAAAGCCTGCGTGTGTGGCGACCTGGTAGATGAGCTGCCCTTGTCGCAGGCCACGGTATCGCAGCATTTGAAAGAACTGAAGCGCATTGGCATTATTAAGGGTGAAATCGATCCGCCACGCGTCTGCTACTGTATCAATGAAGTAGTGTGGGAAGAAGCCAAGCAAACGTTTGAGAGTTTGTTAAGTACCCTGAAGCCAGCTACCTGCTGCTAA
- a CDS encoding WD40/YVTN/BNR-like repeat-containing protein, whose amino-acid sequence MKKILCYTLLLFVGIPLGTFAQKKKKGTSITPTEASIEPTSAAARTAGYQQREKLAAASLVNNVKFRAIGPTDMSGRVVDLDVNDANPTQFFVAYASGGLWKTENNGMSFTPLFDHESTMTIGDMAVDWKTNGQTIWVGTGENNSSRSSYAGDGVYKSTNGGKTWQHMGLEDTHHIGQVILHPTDPNTVWVAAVGHLYSPNSERGVYKTTDGGKTWTKTLFIDNNTGAIDLDIHPTNPNVLFASMWYKERSAWNFVEGGKTSGIYQSTDGGSTWQLLSTPASGLPQGEGVGRIGLTVYPRDPNIMYAFVDNQDKRKPEDKKEEEGLTVKQLKDMKVEDFMKLSDLVINEFLDKSNFPTKNSAAQLKKDLGSGKLQVKDIYDFVGGANDDVISAAVKGAEIYRTDDGGKSWQKTHDEPLDLVYTYGYYFGQIFVAPSDPKVLVTFGVPILLSEDGGKSWKSVDKENVHSDHHALWINPNNPDHMINGNDGGVNVTYDRGKHWSHLNSEPLGQFYAIAVDMEKPYNVYGGLQDNGVWTGTSKPRENAPLPEWKSIMGGDGMQVQVDWRDNNTVYTGFQFGTYFRLDKNKSGFGSMKRLAMPREIGDPKLRFNWQAPIHLSRHNQDIVYFGSNKFHRSLDKGETFETLSDDLTKGGKEGDVPFGTLATIDESPKRFGLIYAGSDDGLVWVSKDAGYTWTKISDALPQNLWVSRVTASAHDEGTVYVSLNGYRNDNFQPYLYASTDYGQTWKTIGTDLPAEPINVVKEDPVNANILYVGTDHGVYISLDKGTSFMRMSGGLPAVAVHDLLVHPRDKELVVGTHGRSIYVADVSLVQQLADSLRQKPVYAFNLDPITYNERWGRIRKYEEPEPLKNEIPFYTKAAGKSTIEIQTDKGLTLATLTDTSEAGLNYITWNQTVKADSKAGYEQYLNETKKKEEKEIKLEVAEDKNLYIQPGKYKVVIMTADGTKTEKPFTVKAPEKRPSRRGIVTQSIPSTPGEWEEYREEELGMEEVK is encoded by the coding sequence ATGAAAAAAATACTATGCTACACTCTGTTACTTTTTGTGGGTATTCCCCTAGGTACCTTTGCGCAGAAAAAGAAGAAAGGTACCTCGATTACCCCCACCGAAGCCAGCATCGAACCTACTTCGGCCGCGGCGCGTACGGCAGGATACCAGCAGCGCGAGAAGCTGGCTGCCGCTTCGCTGGTCAATAATGTGAAGTTCCGGGCCATTGGGCCGACGGATATGAGCGGACGAGTGGTGGACCTGGACGTGAACGATGCCAACCCCACCCAATTTTTTGTAGCCTACGCGTCGGGAGGGCTGTGGAAAACCGAAAACAACGGCATGAGCTTCACGCCGCTCTTCGATCATGAATCCACTATGACCATCGGCGACATGGCCGTTGACTGGAAAACCAACGGCCAAACCATCTGGGTAGGTACCGGCGAGAACAATTCGAGCCGCTCGTCCTACGCGGGTGATGGCGTGTACAAGTCGACCAATGGGGGCAAAACGTGGCAACACATGGGTCTGGAAGACACCCACCACATCGGACAGGTGATTCTACACCCCACCGACCCTAACACGGTATGGGTAGCGGCCGTAGGCCATCTGTATAGCCCGAATAGCGAACGGGGCGTATATAAAACTACCGATGGCGGTAAAACCTGGACCAAAACGCTCTTTATAGACAACAACACTGGTGCCATTGACCTCGACATTCACCCGACCAATCCCAATGTACTTTTTGCCTCGATGTGGTACAAAGAGCGCAGCGCCTGGAATTTTGTGGAAGGGGGCAAAACGTCGGGCATCTACCAGTCGACCGATGGCGGTAGTACCTGGCAATTGCTGAGTACCCCGGCCAGTGGCCTGCCGCAGGGCGAGGGCGTAGGGCGCATCGGGCTTACAGTCTATCCCCGCGATCCTAACATTATGTACGCCTTCGTGGATAATCAGGACAAACGCAAGCCCGAGGATAAGAAGGAAGAGGAGGGGCTGACGGTAAAGCAGTTGAAGGATATGAAGGTGGAGGATTTCATGAAATTGTCGGATCTGGTCATCAATGAGTTTCTGGACAAATCGAATTTTCCGACCAAAAACTCCGCCGCCCAACTCAAAAAAGACCTCGGCAGCGGCAAGCTGCAGGTAAAGGATATCTACGATTTTGTGGGTGGTGCCAACGATGATGTGATTTCGGCTGCCGTGAAAGGTGCCGAAATTTATAGAACAGACGACGGAGGCAAATCCTGGCAGAAAACCCATGATGAGCCTCTCGATTTGGTCTATACCTATGGCTATTATTTTGGGCAGATTTTTGTCGCCCCCAGCGATCCTAAGGTACTGGTCACGTTTGGGGTACCTATCCTTCTGTCGGAAGATGGCGGCAAAAGCTGGAAGAGCGTGGATAAGGAAAATGTTCACTCCGACCACCATGCCCTCTGGATCAATCCCAACAATCCCGACCACATGATCAATGGTAACGATGGCGGAGTGAACGTTACCTACGACCGGGGCAAGCATTGGTCGCACCTGAACTCGGAGCCACTGGGACAGTTTTATGCCATTGCCGTAGATATGGAAAAGCCCTACAATGTGTACGGCGGCTTGCAGGACAACGGCGTGTGGACAGGTACTTCCAAACCGCGCGAAAACGCGCCTCTTCCCGAGTGGAAATCCATCATGGGCGGCGACGGCATGCAGGTACAGGTCGACTGGCGCGACAACAATACCGTGTACACGGGTTTTCAGTTCGGTACCTACTTCCGGCTCGATAAAAATAAGAGCGGCTTCGGCAGCATGAAACGGCTGGCCATGCCCCGCGAAATCGGCGATCCCAAGTTGCGCTTCAACTGGCAGGCACCCATCCACCTGTCAAGGCACAACCAGGACATCGTATACTTCGGCTCGAACAAATTCCACCGCAGCCTTGACAAGGGCGAAACCTTTGAAACACTCTCGGATGACCTTACGAAGGGAGGCAAGGAAGGCGATGTACCCTTCGGTACCCTAGCCACAATCGACGAATCGCCTAAACGCTTCGGCCTGATTTATGCCGGTAGTGACGACGGGCTGGTGTGGGTATCAAAAGACGCCGGCTACACCTGGACCAAAATCTCGGATGCCCTGCCGCAGAATCTGTGGGTAAGCCGCGTGACGGCTTCTGCCCACGACGAAGGTACCGTATACGTATCGCTCAATGGCTATCGGAATGACAACTTCCAGCCCTACCTCTACGCTTCGACCGACTACGGCCAAACCTGGAAAACCATCGGCACCGACCTGCCCGCCGAGCCGATTAACGTCGTGAAGGAAGATCCCGTGAATGCCAACATTCTCTACGTAGGTACCGACCATGGTGTGTATATTTCATTGGATAAAGGTACCTCGTTCATGCGGATGTCGGGCGGGCTGCCCGCCGTGGCGGTGCACGATTTGCTGGTACATCCGCGCGACAAGGAATTGGTGGTAGGTACCCATGGTCGCTCCATCTACGTGGCCGATGTGAGCCTGGTGCAGCAACTGGCCGATAGCCTGCGGCAAAAGCCCGTGTATGCCTTTAACCTTGACCCTATAACTTATAATGAGCGCTGGGGCCGGATACGGAAATACGAAGAGCCGGAGCCCTTGAAGAATGAGATTCCGTTTTACACCAAAGCCGCCGGAAAATCGACCATCGAAATTCAAACCGACAAGGGGCTCACACTCGCTACTCTCACCGACACCAGCGAAGCGGGCCTCAACTACATAACCTGGAATCAGACGGTGAAAGCCGATAGTAAGGCGGGATATGAGCAGTATCTCAACGAGACTAAAAAGAAGGAGGAAAAAGAAATCAAATTGGAGGTAGCGGAAGACAAAAATCTGTACATCCAGCCCGGCAAGTATAAGGTCGTCATCATGACCGCCGATGGTACCAAAACCGAAAAGCCATTCACCGTGAAGGCCCCGGAAAAACGCCCCTCACGGCGCGGCATTGTTACCCAAAGTATCCCTTCTACCCCCGGAGAATGGGAGGAGTATAGGGAAGAAGAGCTGGGAATGGAGGAGGTGAAGTAA